From a region of the Synechococcus sp. RS9916 genome:
- a CDS encoding chlorophyll a/b-binding protein yields MADSNTRFGFVNFAETWNGRLAMLGFVIGLGTELLTGQGILTQIGLG; encoded by the coding sequence ATGGCTGACTCCAACACCCGCTTTGGCTTCGTCAACTTCGCTGAGACCTGGAACGGTCGCCTGGCCATGCTCGGCTTCGTGATCGGCCTCGGCACTGAGCTGCTGACCGGCCAGGGCATCCTGACCCAGATCGGCCTCGGCTGA
- a CDS encoding SDR family NAD(P)-dependent oxidoreductase has product MLAGSHVLITGASSGIGLEAARHLAARGHRLTLVCRDSERCASTRQQLIEAGAVPDRLEGIAADLADLASVEQACQRLLDQGQPIDALVLNAGQQRAGASEPVFSPQGIEITFAVNQLAHQLMASRLLPLLRAGKQPRLVITASDVHDPATGGGKVGQPADLGDLAGLRAGRGFVMLDGSGRFDGDKAYKDSKLCNVLLARELARQLEGAMPVIAWSPGLVIPRSREGFFRYNRQNNPVGMALFAAVARDLLRVTESVQTAGRLLAELVVDPAYASPGFAYFSNRLMRPGVHRFSAQATSPDGADLSRAAELWRLSEQLIEAC; this is encoded by the coding sequence GTGCTGGCTGGATCCCACGTTCTGATCACCGGGGCAAGTTCTGGAATCGGCCTGGAGGCGGCCCGGCATCTGGCGGCCCGTGGTCACCGGCTCACGCTGGTGTGTCGCGACAGCGAGCGCTGCGCGTCCACCCGGCAGCAGTTGATCGAGGCCGGTGCTGTGCCTGATCGCCTCGAGGGCATCGCTGCTGACCTGGCCGATCTCGCCAGCGTGGAGCAGGCCTGCCAGCGGCTGCTGGATCAAGGCCAGCCCATCGATGCGTTGGTGCTCAATGCGGGTCAGCAGAGGGCTGGTGCGTCGGAGCCTGTCTTCTCACCCCAGGGCATTGAGATCACCTTTGCCGTTAATCAGCTGGCGCATCAGCTGATGGCCAGCCGATTGCTGCCGTTGTTGCGGGCTGGGAAGCAGCCTCGCCTTGTGATCACGGCATCGGATGTGCACGATCCCGCCACGGGTGGGGGCAAGGTTGGCCAACCTGCCGATCTCGGTGATCTGGCGGGTCTGCGAGCTGGCAGGGGGTTTGTGATGCTCGATGGCAGTGGCCGTTTTGATGGCGATAAGGCTTACAAAGACAGCAAGCTCTGCAACGTGTTGTTGGCCCGTGAGCTTGCTCGTCAGCTGGAGGGGGCCATGCCGGTGATCGCCTGGAGTCCGGGCCTGGTGATCCCCCGAAGCCGTGAGGGCTTCTTCCGCTACAACCGCCAGAACAATCCGGTGGGGATGGCGCTGTTTGCTGCCGTGGCGCGGGATCTGCTGCGGGTGACCGAATCCGTGCAGACGGCCGGGCGGTTGCTGGCGGAGTTGGTCGTTGATCCCGCTTACGCAAGCCCTGGCTTCGCCTATTTCAGTAACCGGCTGATGCGGCCAGGGGTGCATCGTTTTTCAGCCCAAGCCACCAGCCCCGACGGCGCTGACCTTTCTCGCGCGGCGGAGTTATGGCGCCTGTCTGAGCAATTGATCGAAGCCTGCTGA
- a CDS encoding FAD-dependent oxidoreductase, with protein sequence MSVSSVVVIGGGWAGWGAAKALCEAGVAVTLLDGQPDPTGSTPLITASGKPFEPGTRGFWKDYPNINALTAELNLGEVFTPFTTSAFWSPEGLEATAPVFGDSLPLPSPLGQMFATLSNFRLLPVADRLSIAGLLVAMLDLNRNPEVFARYDAISAQTLFNKLGVSDRMINDFLRPILLVGLFKPPEELSAAVTMELLYYYALAHQDAFDVRWIKAGSIAEQLIAPLAQRLISTRGLQVLGGTLATRLNLCPDTGQLQSVGTRSVVTGEEAVLDQVDAVVLAVGAKGMRALMAQSPACATAAPELQAAGSLGAIDVVSVRLWLNAYVPVVDPANVLSRFAGLRGAGGTFFMLDQLQKDAERDLWGGGQPQGSVVASDFYNASAVAALSDQQIVDLLMQELLPVAHAGFQAAEVLEAEVRRYPGSVSWFSPGSARKRPPLETSVESIVCAGDWVRMGPREHGAKGLCQERAYVCGLEAANSLLERGIVHGGEGLAPRTHAVLPVRPDEPQVLLGRALTAAVMDPLEALGFRWPWLA encoded by the coding sequence ATGTCGGTGTCTTCGGTGGTGGTGATCGGTGGAGGCTGGGCCGGCTGGGGTGCAGCCAAAGCCCTTTGCGAAGCGGGAGTGGCCGTCACCTTGCTGGATGGCCAGCCGGATCCCACCGGCAGCACGCCGCTCATCACCGCCAGCGGTAAACCGTTTGAGCCGGGCACCCGGGGCTTCTGGAAGGACTACCCCAACATCAATGCCCTCACCGCTGAGTTGAACCTGGGGGAGGTGTTCACTCCGTTCACCACCAGCGCGTTCTGGTCGCCCGAGGGCTTGGAGGCCACCGCCCCGGTGTTTGGCGATTCGCTCCCATTGCCGAGCCCCCTGGGCCAGATGTTCGCCACCCTCAGCAACTTCCGGCTCCTGCCGGTTGCCGATCGCCTGAGTATCGCCGGGCTGCTGGTGGCGATGCTGGATCTCAACCGCAATCCCGAGGTGTTTGCGCGTTACGACGCCATCAGCGCCCAGACCCTGTTCAACAAGCTAGGGGTCAGCGATCGGATGATCAACGACTTCCTACGCCCCATCCTGTTGGTGGGGTTGTTCAAACCGCCCGAGGAGTTGTCGGCGGCGGTGACGATGGAGTTGCTGTACTACTACGCCCTTGCCCATCAAGATGCCTTTGATGTTCGCTGGATCAAGGCCGGCAGCATCGCGGAGCAGTTGATCGCACCCTTGGCTCAGCGCCTGATCAGCACCAGGGGTTTGCAGGTGCTGGGGGGCACGCTGGCGACACGGCTAAACCTCTGCCCGGACACTGGGCAGCTGCAATCGGTGGGAACCCGCTCGGTGGTAACCGGAGAAGAGGCGGTTCTGGATCAGGTGGATGCGGTGGTGCTGGCGGTGGGTGCCAAAGGGATGCGGGCGCTGATGGCCCAGTCGCCCGCCTGCGCCACGGCGGCACCTGAACTGCAGGCTGCTGGGAGTCTTGGCGCGATTGATGTGGTGTCGGTGCGGTTGTGGCTGAACGCCTACGTGCCGGTGGTCGACCCCGCCAATGTGTTGTCGCGATTTGCGGGATTGCGCGGGGCCGGCGGCACCTTCTTCATGCTCGATCAGCTGCAGAAGGATGCGGAACGCGATCTATGGGGAGGCGGGCAGCCTCAGGGGTCGGTGGTTGCCAGCGACTTTTACAACGCATCGGCAGTGGCAGCCCTGAGCGATCAGCAGATCGTGGATCTGTTGATGCAGGAGTTGCTGCCCGTTGCCCACGCCGGCTTCCAGGCGGCGGAGGTACTCGAGGCGGAGGTGCGTCGCTATCCCGGTTCGGTGTCGTGGTTCTCTCCCGGCAGCGCCCGCAAGCGGCCACCGCTGGAAACCAGTGTGGAGTCGATTGTTTGTGCCGGCGACTGGGTGCGCATGGGCCCGCGGGAGCATGGCGCCAAGGGGCTGTGTCAGGAGCGGGCTTACGTGTGCGGGCTTGAGGCTGCCAATTCACTGCTGGAGCGGGGCATCGTTCACGGCGGTGAAGGCTTAGCTCCCCGCACCCATGCGGTGCTGCCCGTCAGACCGGATGAACCTCAGGTGCTGCTGGGCCGTGCGCTGACCGCAGCGGTGATGGACCCGCTGGAGGCCTTGGGGTTCCGCTGGCCCTGGTTGGCTTGA